From a region of the Streptomyces sp. NBC_00193 genome:
- a CDS encoding PadR family transcriptional regulator, giving the protein MNDQALREPTLLILTAIADAPRHGYAIAQEVEKISEGRTKMRTGTLYGALERLLEQELIAVHEEEVVDGRRRRSYALAPRGREVLAAEAARLARTAQEATRRLGLGGAGASLGASFRAFSRASVRSGRAVVDA; this is encoded by the coding sequence GTGAATGATCAAGCTCTTCGCGAGCCGACCCTGCTGATCCTCACGGCGATCGCCGATGCCCCGCGGCACGGATACGCGATCGCCCAGGAGGTCGAGAAGATTTCGGAAGGCCGCACCAAGATGCGCACCGGAACGCTCTACGGTGCCCTGGAGCGGCTCCTGGAACAGGAACTCATCGCCGTCCACGAGGAAGAGGTGGTCGACGGACGCAGGCGGCGCAGCTACGCGCTCGCCCCGCGCGGGCGCGAGGTCCTGGCCGCCGAGGCGGCCCGGCTCGCGCGCACCGCGCAGGAGGCGACCCGGCGGCTGGGGCTCGGCGGGGCGGGTGCCTCCCTCGGTGCCTCCTTCCGCGCCTTCTCCCGTGCCTCCGTCCGCTCCGGCCGGGCGGTGGTGGACGCGTGA
- a CDS encoding VWA domain-containing protein, whose protein sequence is MANFAKPSAPRFSVEVYQNEFLAEGARDVHAIVTVTSTGGATATRTAVALGGAAVVIMVDCSGSMEYPPDKMRGAREATAAAVDTLRDGTAFAVIAGTHGAKEVFPRRGLLAIADATTRAQAKEALRGLTSGGGTAIGTWLRLADGLLHGSTAAIRHGILLTDGRNEHEDPAVLRATLDACAGRFTCDARGVGTDWEVKEVTGIASALLGTADIVADPARLSADFTHMMENVMGKEVADVSLRLWTPVGAEILYVKQVAPAVQDLTGRRTEASPRAGDYPTGSWGDESREYHVCVRVPGAAVGQEMLAARAALVMPGAPGEDPAVLAQGLVRAVWTDDLAASTAINPQVAHYTGQAELAQAIQQGLEARKLGDVGGATAKLGRAVQLASSSGNADTAKLLAKVVDVVDAAAGTVRLKAKVADADEMTLETRSTQTVRVRKS, encoded by the coding sequence ATGGCGAACTTCGCCAAGCCGAGCGCCCCCCGCTTCAGCGTGGAGGTGTACCAGAACGAGTTCCTCGCCGAGGGCGCCCGCGACGTCCACGCGATCGTCACGGTCACCTCCACCGGCGGGGCCACGGCCACCCGGACGGCCGTCGCCCTGGGCGGCGCCGCCGTGGTGATCATGGTCGACTGCTCCGGTTCCATGGAGTACCCGCCCGACAAGATGCGCGGTGCGCGCGAGGCGACGGCCGCCGCCGTCGACACCCTCCGCGACGGCACCGCCTTCGCCGTGATCGCCGGTACCCACGGGGCCAAGGAGGTCTTCCCCCGCCGGGGCCTCCTCGCCATCGCCGACGCGACCACCCGCGCGCAGGCCAAGGAGGCCCTGCGCGGCCTCACCTCCGGCGGCGGTACCGCCATCGGCACCTGGCTGCGCCTCGCAGACGGCCTGCTGCACGGGTCCACGGCGGCGATCCGGCACGGGATCCTGCTCACCGACGGCCGCAACGAGCACGAGGACCCGGCCGTGCTCCGGGCCACGCTCGACGCCTGCGCGGGCCGTTTCACCTGTGACGCCCGCGGCGTGGGAACCGACTGGGAGGTCAAGGAGGTCACCGGCATCGCGAGCGCGCTGCTCGGCACCGCCGACATCGTGGCCGATCCGGCCCGGCTGAGCGCCGACTTCACGCACATGATGGAAAACGTCATGGGCAAGGAAGTGGCGGACGTCTCACTGCGCCTGTGGACCCCGGTCGGCGCGGAGATCCTGTACGTCAAGCAGGTCGCCCCCGCCGTGCAGGACCTGACCGGCCGCCGCACGGAGGCGTCCCCGCGCGCCGGGGACTATCCGACGGGTTCCTGGGGCGACGAGTCCCGCGAGTACCACGTGTGCGTACGGGTCCCGGGCGCGGCCGTCGGCCAGGAGATGCTCGCCGCCCGCGCCGCCCTCGTCATGCCGGGGGCTCCCGGCGAGGACCCGGCCGTTCTCGCCCAGGGCCTGGTCCGCGCCGTCTGGACGGACGATCTCGCCGCGTCCACCGCGATCAACCCCCAGGTGGCCCACTACACCGGACAGGCGGAACTCGCGCAGGCCATCCAGCAGGGTCTGGAGGCCCGCAAACTGGGGGACGTCGGCGGCGCCACGGCCAAGCTCGGCCGGGCCGTGCAGCTGGCGAGCTCCTCGGGCAACGCCGACACCGCCAAGCTGCTCGCGAAGGTGGTGGATGTCGTCGATGCGGCGGCGGGTACTGTGCGACTGAAGGCAAAGGTCGCCGACGCGGACGAGATGACACTAGAAACGCGTTCCACTCAAACCGTTCGAGTGCGAAAATCTTGA
- a CDS encoding methyltransferase domain-containing protein, translating to MGAHAEVRDVRETAHAAQVRELTAAGALEDPRWRAAFAAVPRHVFVPYYYTGRGAGHERLWAEDPDPEQRARWLRGVYTDAPLATRLRDGELVSSSSQPSLMAKMLEALDVRDGDHVLEIGTGTGYNAALLCHRLGDDLVTTVDLDEEITESARAHLDRLGYHPAVVTGDGARGCPARAPFDRILVTCTIPLIPPAWLGQCRPGARILAPLSTGLIALTVRDAAFAEGRFLHTSAYFVPLRGATAAPPGTYGMPQGIPYELVENERFQFMLVLTSGALHPREALDLWRREDRPARERFGVTVGDAGQWSWLDDPQGPYVWPLGEAGRS from the coding sequence ATGGGCGCACATGCCGAGGTACGCGACGTACGGGAGACCGCGCACGCCGCCCAGGTGCGGGAGCTGACCGCAGCCGGGGCGCTGGAGGATCCGCGCTGGCGGGCGGCCTTCGCCGCCGTGCCCCGGCACGTGTTCGTCCCGTACTACTACACCGGCCGCGGCGCCGGCCACGAGCGCCTCTGGGCCGAGGACCCCGACCCCGAACAGCGGGCCCGCTGGCTGCGCGGGGTCTACACCGACGCCCCGCTCGCCACCCGGCTGCGCGACGGCGAACTGGTCTCCTCCAGCAGCCAGCCCTCGCTGATGGCCAAGATGCTGGAGGCCCTGGACGTGCGCGACGGGGACCACGTGCTGGAGATCGGCACGGGCACCGGCTACAACGCGGCCCTGCTCTGCCACCGGCTCGGCGACGACCTGGTCACCACCGTGGACCTGGACGAGGAGATCACCGAGTCGGCGCGCGCGCACCTGGACCGGCTCGGTTACCACCCGGCCGTCGTCACCGGCGACGGGGCGCGCGGCTGCCCCGCCCGGGCCCCCTTCGACCGGATCCTGGTGACCTGCACCATCCCGCTGATCCCGCCCGCCTGGCTGGGCCAGTGCCGGCCCGGGGCCCGGATCCTGGCCCCGCTGTCCACCGGGCTGATCGCGCTCACGGTGCGGGACGCCGCGTTCGCCGAGGGCCGCTTCCTGCACACCTCGGCCTACTTCGTGCCCCTGCGCGGGGCCACGGCCGCGCCGCCGGGCACGTACGGGATGCCGCAGGGGATCCCGTACGAGCTGGTGGAGAACGAGCGGTTCCAGTTCATGCTCGTGCTCACCTCGGGCGCCCTGCACCCGCGGGAGGCGCTGGACCTGTGGCGGCGCGAGGACCGGCCGGCGCGCGAGCGCTTCGGGGTGACGGTCGGCGACGCCGGGCAGTGGTCCTGGCTCGACGATCCCCAGGGGCCCTACGTGTGGCCGCTGGGGGAGGCCGGCCGGTCCTAG
- a CDS encoding thioesterase family protein, whose translation MARHHYRCPLRWADMDAFGHVNNVVFLRYLEEARIDFMFRLAPGEGSESFTGGSVVARHEIDYKLPLVHRHEPVLIESWVTRIGAASLTIRYEVKDEATEDAPETVYVRAETVVVPYNLAEGRPRRITAEEKLFLQEYLDEPKAQPKTGAPAGGIAA comes from the coding sequence ATGGCCAGACACCACTACCGATGCCCCCTCCGCTGGGCGGACATGGATGCCTTCGGGCACGTCAACAACGTCGTCTTCCTCCGCTATCTGGAGGAGGCGCGGATCGACTTCATGTTCCGCCTCGCGCCGGGGGAGGGCAGTGAGTCCTTCACGGGCGGTTCCGTCGTGGCCCGTCACGAGATCGACTACAAGCTGCCCCTCGTGCACCGGCACGAGCCGGTGCTCATCGAGTCCTGGGTGACTCGGATAGGCGCCGCGTCCCTGACCATCCGCTACGAGGTCAAGGACGAGGCGACCGAGGACGCGCCCGAGACGGTGTACGTGCGCGCCGAGACCGTGGTCGTGCCCTACAACCTCGCCGAGGGGCGGCCCCGCCGCATCACGGCCGAGGAGAAGCTCTTCCTCCAGGAGTACCTGGACGAGCCGAAGGCACAGCCGAAGACCGGCGCTCCCGCCGGGGGCATCGCGGCATGA
- a CDS encoding protein phosphatase 2C domain-containing protein — translation MSGSTGWSDPGPLADPHGTPPAPEGPYGEPPQGGHPADTAPYGASTQGTGSAGGAAYGGHDGHDAYGTPGPGEHASHYDHPAQPGQHPGGEAPYGAPSAQGQHPGGEPPYGSATGGHAPAPHGADPQGPGPTHEAPYGSPSSQGYAPGGEAPYGGGPAEQGPAPQADGGGKTCVACRAGRVDTDGYCEHCGHAQPRERDHLEEELGSVAAVSDRGLRHHRNEDSFAVAATALPDGSAATVAIVCDGVSSASRPDEASAAAAGAANEALLDALPRGAHPQEAMHEAILAAAAAVNALAPEVPGAQNAPACTLVGAVVSRGLLTIGWVGDSRAYWVPDDRAALPRRLTEDDSWAAQMVAAGLMGEAEAYADVRAHAITGWLGADAYELEPHTATFKPDHDGVVVVCTDGLWNYAESARDMAQVLPQDAAVRPLHSAQVLVGHALDGGGHDNVTVAVVPFAATPAAPSTPPPAPAGPAAPQPQG, via the coding sequence GTGTCGGGCTCCACCGGCTGGTCCGACCCCGGCCCCCTGGCCGACCCCCACGGCACGCCTCCGGCCCCGGAGGGCCCCTACGGCGAGCCCCCTCAGGGCGGGCACCCCGCGGACACCGCCCCCTACGGAGCGAGCACGCAGGGCACGGGTTCCGCGGGCGGAGCCGCGTACGGCGGCCACGACGGCCACGACGCGTACGGCACCCCGGGCCCCGGCGAGCACGCCTCCCACTACGACCACCCCGCCCAGCCGGGGCAGCACCCCGGCGGCGAAGCCCCGTACGGCGCCCCCTCCGCGCAGGGGCAGCACCCCGGCGGCGAGCCCCCGTACGGCTCCGCGACCGGCGGGCACGCCCCGGCCCCGCACGGCGCCGACCCCCAGGGCCCCGGCCCGACGCACGAAGCCCCGTACGGCAGCCCCTCCTCGCAGGGGTACGCCCCCGGCGGCGAAGCCCCGTACGGTGGCGGTCCCGCCGAGCAGGGGCCCGCCCCGCAGGCGGACGGCGGCGGGAAGACCTGTGTGGCCTGCCGGGCCGGGCGGGTGGACACCGACGGGTACTGCGAGCACTGTGGTCACGCGCAGCCCCGGGAGCGGGACCACCTCGAAGAGGAGCTCGGGAGCGTCGCCGCCGTCAGTGACCGCGGGCTGCGCCACCACCGCAACGAGGACTCCTTCGCCGTCGCGGCCACCGCGCTGCCCGACGGCTCCGCCGCCACCGTGGCCATCGTCTGCGACGGCGTCTCCTCCGCCAGCCGCCCCGACGAGGCCTCCGCGGCGGCCGCCGGAGCCGCCAACGAGGCGCTGCTCGACGCCCTCCCTCGCGGCGCCCACCCGCAGGAGGCCATGCACGAGGCGATCCTGGCGGCGGCCGCCGCCGTGAACGCCCTCGCCCCCGAGGTGCCGGGCGCCCAGAACGCCCCCGCCTGCACCCTGGTCGGCGCCGTGGTCAGCCGCGGCCTGCTGACCATCGGCTGGGTCGGCGACAGCCGTGCGTACTGGGTCCCCGACGACCGCGCCGCCCTGCCCCGCCGCCTCACGGAGGACGACTCCTGGGCCGCCCAGATGGTCGCGGCGGGCCTGATGGGCGAGGCCGAGGCCTACGCCGACGTCCGCGCGCACGCCATCACCGGCTGGCTCGGGGCCGACGCGTACGAGCTGGAACCGCACACCGCCACCTTCAAGCCCGACCACGACGGCGTGGTCGTGGTCTGCACCGACGGACTGTGGAACTACGCCGAGTCCGCGCGCGACATGGCCCAGGTCCTCCCGCAGGACGCCGCCGTCCGGCCCCTGCACAGTGCGCAGGTCCTGGTGGGGCACGCCCTCGACGGCGGCGGGCACGACAACGTCACCGTGGCCGTCGTCCCCTTCGCGGCGACCCCGGCAGCCCCGTCCACCCCGCCGCCCGCGCCCGCAGGCCCCGCCGCCCCGCAGCCCCAGGGCTGA
- the ettA gene encoding energy-dependent translational throttle protein EttA, whose protein sequence is MAEFIYTMRKTRKAHGDKVILDDVTLNFLPGAKIGVVGPNGAGKSTVLKIMAGLEQPSNGEAYLSPGFTVGILMQEPKLDESKTVLENVQDGAADIMAKLKRFNEVAEEMATDYTDALLDEMGKLQEVLDHANAWDLDAQLEQAMDALGCPPGDWPVTNLSGGEKRRVALCKLLIEAPDLLLLDEPTNHLDAESVNWLEQHLSQYKGAVVAVTHDRYFLNNVAEWILELDRGRAHPYEGNYSTYLEKKATRLKVEGRKDEKRQKRLKEELEWVRSNAKGRQTKSKARLARYEEMAAEADKMRKLDFEEIQIPPGPRLGSIVVEVNNLNKAFGDKVLVDDLSFTLPRNGIVGIIGPNGAGKTTLFKMLLGLEAPDSGSVKIGETVKISYVDQSRANIDPKKSLWAVVSDELDYINVGQVEMPSRAYVSAFGFKGPDQQKAAGILSGGERNRLNLALTLKEGGNLLLLDEPTNDLDVETLSSLENALLEFPGAAVVISHDRWFLDRVATHILAYEGDSKWYWFEGNFESYEKNKIERLGADATRPHRATYKKLTRG, encoded by the coding sequence TTGGCTGAGTTCATCTACACCATGCGCAAGACGCGCAAGGCGCACGGCGACAAGGTGATTCTTGATGACGTCACCCTGAACTTCCTGCCCGGCGCGAAGATCGGTGTGGTCGGCCCGAACGGTGCCGGTAAGTCCACCGTCCTCAAGATCATGGCGGGGCTGGAGCAGCCGTCCAACGGCGAGGCCTACCTGTCTCCCGGCTTCACCGTCGGCATCCTCATGCAGGAGCCCAAGCTCGACGAGTCCAAGACGGTCCTGGAGAACGTCCAGGACGGCGCGGCCGACATCATGGCCAAGCTGAAGCGCTTCAACGAGGTCGCCGAGGAAATGGCGACCGACTACACCGACGCGCTGCTGGACGAGATGGGCAAGCTCCAGGAAGTCCTGGACCACGCCAACGCCTGGGACCTCGACGCCCAGCTGGAGCAGGCCATGGACGCCCTGGGCTGCCCGCCCGGCGACTGGCCCGTCACCAACCTCTCCGGTGGCGAGAAGCGCCGCGTCGCGCTCTGCAAGCTGCTGATCGAGGCCCCGGACCTGCTCCTCCTCGACGAGCCCACCAACCACCTCGACGCCGAGTCGGTGAACTGGCTGGAGCAGCACCTTTCGCAGTACAAGGGTGCCGTCGTGGCCGTGACCCACGACCGGTACTTCCTGAACAATGTCGCCGAGTGGATCCTCGAGCTCGACCGCGGCCGCGCCCACCCGTACGAGGGCAACTACTCCACCTACCTGGAGAAGAAGGCCACCCGTCTCAAGGTCGAGGGCCGCAAGGACGAGAAGCGCCAGAAGCGCCTCAAGGAAGAGCTCGAGTGGGTGCGGTCTAACGCCAAGGGGCGCCAGACCAAGTCCAAGGCCCGCCTCGCGCGCTACGAGGAGATGGCCGCCGAGGCGGACAAGATGCGGAAGCTGGACTTCGAGGAGATCCAGATCCCGCCGGGCCCGCGTCTGGGCTCGATCGTGGTCGAGGTCAACAACCTCAACAAGGCGTTCGGCGACAAGGTCCTGGTCGACGACCTGTCCTTCACGCTGCCGCGCAACGGCATCGTGGGCATCATCGGCCCGAACGGCGCCGGCAAGACCACGCTCTTCAAGATGCTCCTGGGTCTGGAGGCGCCGGACTCCGGTTCCGTCAAGATCGGCGAGACCGTCAAGATCTCGTACGTCGACCAGAGCCGCGCCAACATCGACCCCAAGAAGTCCCTCTGGGCCGTCGTGTCGGACGAGCTGGACTACATCAACGTCGGCCAGGTCGAGATGCCGTCGCGCGCGTACGTCAGCGCCTTCGGCTTCAAGGGTCCGGACCAGCAGAAGGCCGCCGGCATCCTCTCCGGTGGTGAGCGCAACCGCCTGAACCTGGCGCTGACGCTCAAGGAGGGCGGCAACCTGCTGCTCCTCGACGAGCCCACCAACGACCTCGACGTCGAGACCCTGTCCTCGCTCGAGAACGCGCTCCTGGAGTTCCCGGGTGCGGCCGTGGTCATCTCGCACGACCGCTGGTTCCTGGACCGGGTCGCCACGCACATCCTGGCGTACGAGGGCGACTCCAAGTGGTACTGGTTCGAGGGCAACTTCGAGTCGTACGAGAAGAACAAGATCGAGCGGCTCGGCGCGGACGCCACGCGTCCGCACCGTGCCACCTACAAGAAGCTCACCCGAGGCTGA
- a CDS encoding FHA domain-containing protein has product MPTCPNGHQSASDDWCEVCGHRMAAPTGTPGAPSYGYGYPPTGEPTAQAELCPQCRTPREAMAPFCEECRYNFLTRTATSYAPLSPDMPPPPQPPSPGAPAAPPAYSQDHFDYQGSRPSRVNRPAEPLQREDDWMLPPPARQDFQQPPYQQQPPPPPQQHQAPQQHQPPQAQQPPPPYLQQPSRTGQYQPPQSPPHHQQPQPQHQQPHQAPQAHPPYQQQPYQPQGGGAWTATIGPDRTYFMAMMQRSGPEAAGLDLPAYSPEQHLPLAGGQITIGRRRASTGESPDIDLSVPPEDPGVSHQHAVLVQQPDGSWAVVDQNSTNGTTINGGEESIQPYVPVPLADGDRVHVGAWTTITVRRG; this is encoded by the coding sequence ATGCCGACCTGCCCGAACGGGCACCAGTCCGCCTCCGACGACTGGTGCGAGGTCTGCGGCCACCGCATGGCCGCCCCTACGGGCACCCCCGGGGCGCCCTCCTACGGCTACGGCTACCCTCCGACCGGCGAGCCGACGGCACAGGCCGAGCTCTGCCCGCAGTGCCGGACCCCGCGCGAGGCCATGGCCCCGTTCTGCGAGGAGTGCCGGTACAACTTCCTGACCCGTACGGCGACCTCGTACGCACCGCTCTCCCCGGACATGCCCCCGCCGCCGCAGCCCCCTTCCCCGGGCGCGCCCGCGGCCCCGCCGGCGTACTCCCAGGACCACTTCGACTACCAGGGCTCGCGGCCCTCCCGGGTCAACCGCCCGGCCGAGCCGCTGCAGCGCGAGGACGACTGGATGCTGCCGCCTCCGGCGCGCCAGGACTTCCAGCAGCCGCCGTACCAGCAGCAGCCTCCGCCGCCCCCGCAGCAGCACCAGGCACCGCAGCAGCACCAGCCGCCGCAGGCGCAGCAGCCTCCGCCGCCGTACCTGCAGCAGCCCTCCCGGACCGGCCAGTACCAGCCGCCCCAGTCGCCCCCGCACCACCAGCAGCCGCAGCCGCAGCACCAGCAGCCGCACCAGGCGCCGCAGGCCCACCCGCCCTACCAGCAGCAGCCCTACCAGCCCCAGGGCGGCGGGGCCTGGACCGCGACCATCGGTCCGGACCGCACGTACTTCATGGCGATGATGCAGCGCAGCGGCCCCGAGGCGGCCGGGCTCGACCTGCCCGCGTACTCCCCCGAGCAGCACCTGCCGCTGGCCGGCGGCCAGATCACCATCGGCCGCCGCCGCGCCTCGACGGGCGAGTCCCCCGACATCGACCTCTCGGTGCCCCCGGAGGACCCGGGCGTCTCGCACCAGCACGCGGTGCTCGTCCAGCAGCCGGACGGCAGCTGGGCCGTGGTGGACCAGAACTCCACCAACGGCACCACGATCAACGGCGGCGAGGAGTCGATCCAGCCCTACGTGCCGGTTCCGCTCGCCGACGGTGACCGCGTCCACGTCGGCGCCTGGACCACGATCACCGTCCGGCGCGGCTGA
- a CDS encoding serine/threonine-protein kinase, which produces MRPGCPGTYEDMGGGEVYCGTCGLAPTGAVAAGAEELVSVPTAMTSAARHGDSQGSQGSHGSGRSSSSSSRASRSSRSSSSRRSVSGRLSRALSGAASTRSVSVRSSGSAASGSGRSRLGAGLVNVPEVPRPDPSAAVLENPEVPERKRFCSRSDCGAPVGRARGERPGRTEGFCTKCGHPYSFVPKLRGGDLVHGQYEVAGCLAHGGLGWVYLAVDRAVSDRWVVLKGLLDTGDQDAMAAAISERRFLAEIEHSNIVRIYNFVEHLDQRTGSLDGYIVMEYVGGKSLKEIANERRRPDGRRDPLPVEQACAYGIEALEALGHLHTRNLLYCDFKVDNAIQQADQLKLIDMGAVRRMDDEESAIYGTVGYQAPEVAEVGPSVASDLYTVARTLAVLTFDFQGYTNVFVDSLPDPQHIEVFGRYESFYRLLVRATDPDPGRRFASAQEMADQLTGVLREVVALQTGRPRPQVSTLFGPELRVPDDRLFTDDKAGGHVSRLGERPVKRWRKGRGQAPAAVPAPAPVPTPLPGAAVSAGAPAAPPSTSPITGYGTTGLVTTATHRAAGPGVPAPRREPAAAPLPPVGITAARRPEPSTLDTREAALALPVPLVDAGDPNAGFLAGLLASAPADLLTALGSAPAESAELRLRELRARLELGGADAPLVADALARLEAQHPDDWRVVWARGISSLAVGEDETAALSFDAVYDAFPGEPAPKLALGLCAEVLGQLDNAAEYYRLVWATDPGFVGAAFGLARVQLATGDRAGAVRTLESVPEASIHHTAARVAAVRARLRDRSPQEALLPDLTAAAAQVEALGRFGLDSVRHERLRAEVLGSALDWVLSGSRGSDPGPASLLGCQLDERGLRFGLERSFRVLARLAQRGEERIELVERANRFRPRTWV; this is translated from the coding sequence TCGTCGCGGTCGTCCTCCTCCCGGCGCTCCGTGTCGGGACGGCTCTCGCGCGCCCTCTCGGGAGCCGCGTCCACCCGGTCGGTGTCGGTGCGCAGTTCGGGTTCGGCCGCCTCGGGGTCGGGCCGCAGCCGCCTGGGCGCCGGGCTGGTCAACGTACCGGAGGTGCCTCGTCCGGATCCTTCGGCGGCGGTGCTGGAGAACCCGGAGGTCCCGGAGCGCAAGCGGTTCTGCTCGCGGTCGGACTGCGGGGCGCCGGTCGGGCGGGCCCGCGGGGAGCGGCCGGGCCGGACGGAAGGTTTCTGTACCAAGTGCGGTCACCCGTACTCCTTCGTGCCCAAGCTGCGCGGGGGCGACCTCGTCCACGGCCAGTACGAGGTCGCGGGCTGCCTCGCGCACGGCGGGCTGGGCTGGGTCTACCTCGCGGTGGACCGGGCCGTGTCGGACCGGTGGGTGGTGCTCAAGGGCCTGCTGGACACCGGGGACCAGGACGCGATGGCGGCCGCGATCTCGGAGCGGCGCTTCCTCGCGGAGATCGAGCACTCCAACATCGTGCGGATCTACAACTTCGTGGAGCACCTGGACCAGCGGACCGGTTCGCTGGACGGGTACATCGTCATGGAGTACGTCGGCGGCAAGTCCCTCAAGGAGATCGCCAACGAGCGGCGCAGGCCGGACGGCCGCCGCGACCCGCTGCCGGTCGAGCAGGCGTGCGCGTACGGCATCGAGGCGCTGGAGGCGCTCGGCCACCTGCACACGAGGAACCTCCTCTACTGCGACTTCAAGGTCGACAACGCCATCCAGCAGGCCGACCAGCTGAAGCTGATCGACATGGGCGCGGTCCGGCGGATGGACGACGAGGAGTCGGCCATCTACGGCACCGTCGGCTACCAGGCGCCGGAGGTGGCGGAGGTCGGTCCTTCGGTCGCCTCCGACCTGTACACCGTGGCGCGCACGCTGGCCGTGCTGACCTTCGACTTCCAGGGCTACACGAACGTGTTCGTGGACTCGCTGCCGGACCCGCAGCACATCGAGGTGTTCGGGCGGTACGAGTCCTTCTACCGGCTGCTGGTACGGGCCACCGACCCGGATCCCGGACGGCGGTTCGCGTCCGCGCAGGAGATGGCGGACCAGCTGACGGGGGTGCTGCGGGAGGTCGTCGCGCTCCAGACCGGCCGCCCGAGGCCGCAGGTCTCCACCCTCTTCGGCCCCGAGCTGCGGGTGCCGGACGACCGGCTGTTCACCGACGACAAGGCCGGCGGCCACGTGTCCCGGCTGGGCGAGCGGCCCGTGAAGCGGTGGCGGAAGGGCCGGGGCCAGGCTCCGGCCGCCGTCCCCGCGCCGGCGCCGGTTCCCACCCCGCTTCCCGGCGCCGCCGTGTCCGCGGGGGCTCCCGCCGCTCCTCCTTCGACGTCGCCGATCACGGGGTACGGCACGACCGGGCTGGTCACCACGGCGACGCACCGGGCCGCCGGTCCCGGCGTGCCGGCCCCGCGCCGGGAGCCGGCGGCCGCACCGCTGCCGCCCGTCGGGATCACCGCCGCGCGGCGGCCGGAGCCGTCCACGCTGGACACCCGCGAGGCCGCGCTGGCGCTGCCCGTGCCGCTGGTCGACGCCGGGGACCCCAACGCCGGCTTCCTGGCGGGCCTGCTGGCCTCCGCGCCGGCCGACCTGCTGACCGCACTCGGCTCGGCGCCCGCCGAGTCCGCGGAGCTGCGGCTGCGGGAGCTGCGGGCCCGGCTCGAACTGGGCGGCGCCGACGCGCCGCTCGTCGCCGACGCACTGGCCCGGCTGGAGGCGCAGCACCCCGACGACTGGCGCGTGGTGTGGGCCCGCGGCATCTCCTCGCTGGCCGTCGGGGAGGACGAGACGGCGGCCCTGTCCTTCGACGCCGTCTACGACGCCTTCCCGGGCGAGCCGGCGCCGAAGCTGGCGCTGGGGCTGTGCGCGGAGGTGCTGGGGCAGCTGGACAACGCCGCCGAGTACTACCGGCTGGTGTGGGCCACGGATCCGGGGTTCGTCGGGGCGGCGTTCGGGCTGGCCCGGGTGCAACTGGCCACCGGGGACCGGGCCGGAGCCGTGCGCACGCTGGAATCCGTACCGGAGGCCTCGATCCACCACACCGCCGCGCGGGTGGCGGCCGTACGGGCACGCCTGCGCGACCGGTCTCCCCAGGAGGCGCTGCTTCCCGATCTGACGGCGGCCGCGGCGCAGGTGGAAGCCCTGGGGCGGTTCGGCCTGGACTCGGTGCGCCACGAGCGGCTCAGGGCGGAAGTTCTGGGCTCGGCGCTGGACTGGGTACTGTCGGGTAGCCGGGGTTCCGACCCCGGCCCTGCCTCGCTCCTCGGCTGCCAACTGGACGAGCGGGGGCTGCGCTTCGGCCTGGAGCGCTCGTTCCGCGTGCTGGCTCGGCTGGCGCAGCGGGGCGAGGAGAGGATCGAACTGGTGGAGCGGGCAAACCGTTTCCGTCCCCGGACGTGGGTGTGA
- a CDS encoding globin, translating to MNEIPRGTVQEQTFYELVGGEDTFRRLVHRFYQGVAEDPLLRPMYPEGDLGPAEERFALFLMQYWGGPNTYSENRGHPRLRMRHAPFQVDAAAHDAWLAHMRVAVDELALAPEHEAQLWRYLTYAAASMINTAG from the coding sequence GTGAATGAGATTCCGCGGGGCACGGTCCAGGAACAGACCTTCTACGAACTGGTGGGCGGCGAGGACACCTTCCGCCGTCTGGTCCACCGCTTCTACCAGGGCGTCGCCGAGGACCCGCTGCTGCGCCCGATGTACCCGGAGGGGGACCTCGGTCCCGCCGAGGAGCGGTTCGCGCTGTTCCTGATGCAGTACTGGGGCGGCCCGAACACCTACAGCGAGAACCGCGGCCACCCGCGCCTGCGCATGCGGCACGCGCCGTTCCAGGTGGACGCGGCCGCGCACGACGCGTGGCTGGCCCACATGCGGGTGGCGGTGGACGAGCTCGCCCTCGCGCCGGAGCACGAGGCGCAGCTGTGGCGGTACCTGACGTACGCCGCCGCCTCGATGATCAACACCGCGGGCTAG